GCGTGCCGGGATTGAAACGATTCAAGGTCTTACATCTTTTAGTTTGGAGCAGGCCGTAATATCTTCTGTTGCGGCAGCTCTTACGGTATCTATCATGACTGCTTTTAGTTTGCCTATTTCCACATCTCAAGCCGTTGTCGGATCAATCATAGGTATAGGAATATTAAACAGGCAGGTTAATTTTGACGGAATGGGCAAGGTAGTTGCCTGCTGGTTCGGAACCCCAATTGGGTGTGCAATTATTGCGATTATTCTCTACAAGTTATTGGCAATTATTTACAATAAATTTAAGCCGAACATGTTTGAATCCGATTCAATAATCAGGGCAGGAATGCTAATTGCCGGCTCATTTGGGGCATATGCTCTGGGTGCTAATAATGTTGCAAATGTAACTGCTGTTTTTGTGGGTGCAGGCAAGCTGAGCGTTTTTCAGGCAGCTCTGATAGGAGGTTTGAGCATTGCTTTTGGTATAATTACATACAGCAGAAAACTTATGGAAAATATAGGCAAGAAATTGGTAAAACTTGATCCTTTTTCAGCCCTGATAGTACTTCTTTCTGTAGGATTAACCGTCCAGATTTATTCTTTTGTAGGAGTGCCTGTTTCTTCATCTCAGGCTATTATCGGCGGAGTACTTGGCGTTGGAGTTATAAGGGGTGTGAATGCCATAAAACGTAAAATGCTTTTTAATATATTGATCGGATGGTTTTTAACACCTTTTGTTTCATGCTTTTTTGCGCTGGCTATAAATTTTGTAATCCACCTTCAATATATACCCCACCAATAACAAGAGTGGCAAGTAGTATTAAAAAAGATAGCAAAACGGCAGGGAGGTTTTGCCGCAGGCGTATATGTAATACGCCTGGGACAGAACCTTTGATGCCAACGCAGCTATAATTTGAATGCATCCTGGTATCAGGCAACCTGTGATAGCTGAACAATATCATCAGCTTGAAGTATTTTATCAATGTCTAAAAGAATAATAATTCCTTCTTTTGTTTTTGCAATTCCGAGAATGTTATTGTTGTTTGTGTTTGAGCCAAATTGCGGGCAGTCTTCCGTTTCGTCTTCCTTGATATCTGAAACTTCCCAAACAGTATCAACAACCAAACCCATAAGAGTTGAGCCGGTAAGCCCTGAAACTTCCACTACTATTATGCAGGTCCGGTCATTATATTTAAGTGGTTCCATGGCGAATTTCAATCGCATATCTATTACTGGAATAACTTTTCCTCTTAGATTAATAACCCCTTTTATAAATTCCGGCATCTGCGGAATGGGTCGAATCGGTAGCATGCCTATAATTTCCCTTACATCAAGTATTCCCAAACCGTATGTTTCATCCGATATTCCGAAACTTAAATATTTGCCTTCGCGTGATGCTTTTACTTTAAGATCTTCAATTGTTTGTATATTGTTTTCTCTTTTTCCAGTTATTATAGAGGAATTATCCGATTCTTTCATGTGTTTTATGGGAGATGCTAAACGTATGCCGGCAGGAGCATCTTTGTAAGCTATGTCTGCAAATCTTTTATCAACAAAGGTGTTAAGATCTATGCTACGGCCTATGCCCATGTTGTTTGTCATATAATTTTGGATGGTTTCAAGATCTTCTATTACAGGATAAAGATTGTCGGTTTTTATTCCTTTTGGATCAGTCAACACGCTCTTTAATAGATCTTTTTGTAAGCCCATTTGTCCTTCGGGATCTAAAAAAGATACTGCTATTTCGGATGCTTCATCAGGGTTTTGTCCGATAAACCTGCCTGCTTCGGTAAGTAAATTGCAGAATTCCTGAACAGCATCAGGGTGTTTGTTTATGAACTCATCCCTGAATACAGCAACACAACAAGGATGGTTTTCCCATATTTCGCTTGATACAAACTGCTTTTCCGCTATGCCGGCAGTGATTGCTCTGGACCCTATTGGCTCAGCAACCATAAAACCACAGCTTTCAGGATTTTCACCTAAAAATTCCGGCATTTTAACAGGGGGTATAACATCAAACAAAACATTGACGGCTTCTTTGCCCGGAATGCCAGGCTTTAAACCCATCTGTGTAAAATACATATGGGCTAACATATTATGAACGGACATTTTATGGGGGATAAAAAATGTTTTGTGTTTAAAAAACTGTTGATAGGGTTTGCGGTAATTTTTTGATTTGCTGCGGACAAATATACTGCCGTTTCGATGTGCAAACATCACAAGCTTTATTGGCGTTCCGTAGTTATATAAATCCATTGCTATCGGGGCCAGAATAAAGGCAGCATCGATTTCATCCTGTTCCAGCGCCGACTGAACTGGATTCCAGCCGGGCATGCATAAAGTCTCAAGATTAAAATGATCAGCCTTGCTTTTTCCCTTTTCAAGCATATGTTTCATAACACCAAGAGTAAGGTGATCTGTGATCTGAATATGTGCGATTCTTAAAAGAACCTTTCCATCCTTATCAAGCGTTATTCCGCTATCAGTCTTTTTAGGCTTTTTCTTATCTATGCCAAAGGCTTTTTCGATTTGATATTTAAGATCTTCAGGCGTAAAAGGTTTTGCCACTACCCCGTTAGCGCCTGCCTGCATTGCTTTTTCAACATATTCCTTATCGCCCTGTCCGGTTGCCATGATCATGGGCGTATTATTATAGGTCTCATGTGATCTTAACCATGTGAGCAGTTCATAGCCATCTTTGTTGGGCATGGCCCAGTCGCTTATAATCAGTTGAATATTTGTTTCCGATTCAATTTTTTTAATAGCATCGTCTCCATCTACCGCTTCAATGATATTTTCAAAACTTAATTGTTTAAGAATTTTAACTTCCATTTTACGCATAGTAGATGCATCTTCTACGAGCAAAATCTTGATCTTTGGATCGACTGCCATTTATTTTTTCCTCCTAAAATTAAACTATAAAAAAAATATATGAAATACGGTTTAAAAGGGGTTGTCAATGCTACTTAATTAAAAGAAATTTGCAAAAAACGAACCATTTTAAAATATATGCAAATTTATAATAGAAATATCGGCAATAATTGAAAAATATTTATCTATTTCATTAATCCAAATCATTTTTTTGCTTTTAAGCATTATAAAGTGTCATATTATTGACAGATATAGGGGGGTGTTTATGACGCTATGCTATCTGATTCAAGAATATTTATGAATGCTTGCAAAAACAAAATAGTATGTTTTAATATAATACAAAAAGGAGTCCCTATGAAAATTTATGATCTTTATACAGATAGCGGAGGCACACTACTTGCCGATGGCAAGAAACTCAGCAAGGATGATATTTGTGTTGAAGCTATTGGATCGATGGATGAAGTTAATTCATTTCTTGGTCTTATCTATGCACAACTTAAAGATGAAGATCTTAAAGCAATGATAGATAACATTCAACGAAATTTGTGCCGGATTAATTCCGTTTTGGGAAATGCTCATGTTGGATTTGAAAAACCAAGGGTTTACGCTATAGAAGAAATGATAAAAAAACTTGAAGCGGATCTTGGTTCTATAAGTAATTTTATCTTATCCGGTTCAGGTTTGCTTTCAGCTCATATTCAATTTGCCAGAGCTTTGGTGCGAACAGCCGAGCGCCGCGTTGGAGCTTTAAAGGTTGAAAATGAAAATATTATTCCGTTTTTAAATAGGCTTTCTGATGTGCTTTTTCAAATGGCTCGCACCGTTGACCAGAGGGAAGAGCTATCTGAAAGGCCATGGAAAGGTGAGTAGGGAGGCTTAGGCATATTATGCAGTAGTCCTTTTTATTTGCTTATTCCCAGGTGGTTCCAACCGGAGATCTTTCCTAAAGACAATTAAAGAAAATTCCAAAAAATTTATTGACAAAAAGTATGTAAACTTATAATTTGCAAAACTTGATATAAACCTTTACGTGATATTATATTTATAGTGCTGCTTATAAGGTTTTTATAGTGAGCGGGAATAACTCAGTGGTAGAGTGCGACCTTGCCAAGGTCGAAGTCGCGGGTTCAAATCCCGTTTCCCGCTCCATTTTTTTGGCGGCATAGCCAAGTGGTAAGGCAGCGGTCTGCAAAACCGTTATTCTCCAGTTCAAATCTGGATGCCGCCTCCAAAAAAACATTAAGGGCCTGTAATTCTTGCAGGCCCTTTTTTATTAATATTAGCGCCTCTCATTTTGTGTTCCGGTTAATAATCAAATTCGTATCAGGATAATAGATATTATTGTCAAAAGAATTCCCAAAAGTCCAACTGGCTTTATTTTCTCATTATATATAAATGCTGAAAGTACAATAGCGATTACGAAATGCATTCCTACAATGGCTGAAATAAGAGATAATGGTCCGCGTTCCAGGGCATATAAATATGCATAAAACCCTGCAAAATTAAACCCGCCCATAACTACACCAAGACCCAGTGCGGCTGATCGTTTATTCATGGCCTTTTCGTAGGACAATGCCCGGGTTATTCCCAAAGAGCCGATCATCCCTATCAGATACGACAGAGCCATAAAGGCGAGTTTGTCCGCATGCATGGCCGCAAATTTGGATGAAATGCTTGCTGTGGCACCGGCCAGCAGAGCCAGAAAGATAAACACTGCTCCCTGCTTTCGGCGTTCTGCTTTTATAGTATCTGCTCCCAACTGAGTTGTAAGCACAATCATGGCAGCAATAGCTAAAAGCAGTCCAAGACCCTGGAGAAGAGAAATCTGTTCCCTGAAATAGAAAATTGAAAAGGCAACTACTCCTACCACGTTTAAACGGATGATGCTGTATGCAATATTTGCCGGGATATATTTGAGTGCTTCAATATGGGAAACGGTGGCAACAAGAAAAGCTATGCTATTAATAAGGGATACGGCTAACAGGAAACCAAGATTGAGTTCATGGTACTGCCGGAAAAAGTATGTTCCGGCGCTCAACAGCGTGACTGTCGCCATGAAGGAAAAGGTTACCCATTCGGTAGGATATTTTCTTTCTGCTGCAACCTTGTAAAAAAAGCGCTGAATTCCCATTAACAAAAGTGCGAGTAATGCTGGAAAATACCATGAAGTCATGTGTTATCTCTTATAAGCCATACTTATTTCTTTTAAACTGCTGTTTTAAAACCGTCCTCACCTTCCGGGGGTTAAACTAATGCCGGCCCCTCTGGAGTCGGATTTTTACTTTCCATTACG
Above is a genomic segment from Pseudomonadota bacterium containing:
- a CDS encoding cob(I)yrinic acid a,c-diamide adenosyltransferase produces the protein MKIYDLYTDSGGTLLADGKKLSKDDICVEAIGSMDEVNSFLGLIYAQLKDEDLKAMIDNIQRNLCRINSVLGNAHVGFEKPRVYAIEEMIKKLEADLGSISNFILSGSGLLSAHIQFARALVRTAERRVGALKVENENIIPFLNRLSDVLFQMARTVDQREELSERPWKGE
- a CDS encoding chemotaxis protein CheW, whose product is MAVDPKIKILLVEDASTMRKMEVKILKQLSFENIIEAVDGDDAIKKIESETNIQLIISDWAMPNKDGYELLTWLRSHETYNNTPMIMATGQGDKEYVEKAMQAGANGVVAKPFTPEDLKYQIEKAFGIDKKKPKKTDSGITLDKDGKVLLRIAHIQITDHLTLGVMKHMLEKGKSKADHFNLETLCMPGWNPVQSALEQDEIDAAFILAPIAMDLYNYGTPIKLVMFAHRNGSIFVRSKSKNYRKPYQQFFKHKTFFIPHKMSVHNMLAHMYFTQMGLKPGIPGKEAVNVLFDVIPPVKMPEFLGENPESCGFMVAEPIGSRAITAGIAEKQFVSSEIWENHPCCVAVFRDEFINKHPDAVQEFCNLLTEAGRFIGQNPDEASEIAVSFLDPEGQMGLQKDLLKSVLTDPKGIKTDNLYPVIEDLETIQNYMTNNMGIGRSIDLNTFVDKRFADIAYKDAPAGIRLASPIKHMKESDNSSIITGKRENNIQTIEDLKVKASREGKYLSFGISDETYGLGILDVREIIGMLPIRPIPQMPEFIKGVINLRGKVIPVIDMRLKFAMEPLKYNDRTCIIVVEVSGLTGSTLMGLVVDTVWEVSDIKEDETEDCPQFGSNTNNNNILGIAKTKEGIIILLDIDKILQADDIVQLSQVA
- a CDS encoding inorganic phosphate transporter family protein, with translation MLSLLGGVFMGWALGANDAANVFGTAVSSKMVRFRTAAILASIFVVLGAVISGRAGIETIQGLTSFSLEQAVISSVAAALTVSIMTAFSLPISTSQAVVGSIIGIGILNRQVNFDGMGKVVACWFGTPIGCAIIAIILYKLLAIIYNKFKPNMFESDSIIRAGMLIAGSFGAYALGANNVANVTAVFVGAGKLSVFQAALIGGLSIAFGIITYSRKLMENIGKKLVKLDPFSALIVLLSVGLTVQIYSFVGVPVSSSQAIIGGVLGVGVIRGVNAIKRKMLFNILIGWFLTPFVSCFFALAINFVIHLQYIPHQ
- a CDS encoding EamA family transporter → MTSWYFPALLALLLMGIQRFFYKVAAERKYPTEWVTFSFMATVTLLSAGTYFFRQYHELNLGFLLAVSLINSIAFLVATVSHIEALKYIPANIAYSIIRLNVVGVVAFSIFYFREQISLLQGLGLLLAIAAMIVLTTQLGADTIKAERRKQGAVFIFLALLAGATASISSKFAAMHADKLAFMALSYLIGMIGSLGITRALSYEKAMNKRSAALGLGVVMGGFNFAGFYAYLYALERGPLSLISAIVGMHFVIAIVLSAFIYNEKIKPVGLLGILLTIISIILIRI